In Streptomyces sp. DG2A-72, one genomic interval encodes:
- a CDS encoding beta-propeller fold lactonase family protein — protein MSRHTRRRSPLQVRLWTAGAGIVAAAAAVATVTVASAGEPGGRAAQPVKAGADHAVFVQGNELDGNTIHAFKRGKDGTLSAAGRYATGGKGGDQVDAPTDSLASQGSLVYDEKSGLLLAVNAGSGTVTSFQVQGQKLTRRQVVDSGGDFPASIAVHGNLAYVMNAGGAGSVQGFRITARGLKPLRDAHRSLGLDNDKVPLFSSSPGQVAFTPDGRALAVTTKSAGTIEVFPIRRDGRPAPRPVVNDSAGGVPFAITFGNGGRMLVAEAEKSTVSTYKVRADGHLKVVQRPLANGQDTLCWLERAGDFFYGGNTGNSTVTGYRTDARGRLALTNDVGIATPPSAKSQGVIDLAVTQDEKFLYVQNAVSGTVDGFRIGRNGSLTKVTTATGLPAFAESGMEGIAAV, from the coding sequence ATGAGCAGGCACACCAGGCGCAGGTCCCCGCTGCAGGTCCGGCTGTGGACGGCCGGGGCCGGCATCGTCGCCGCCGCGGCGGCGGTCGCGACGGTGACCGTCGCCTCGGCGGGCGAGCCCGGCGGTCGGGCCGCGCAGCCGGTGAAGGCCGGGGCGGACCACGCCGTGTTCGTCCAGGGCAACGAACTCGACGGCAACACCATCCACGCCTTCAAGCGCGGCAAGGACGGCACGCTGAGCGCCGCCGGCCGCTACGCCACCGGCGGCAAGGGCGGCGACCAGGTCGACGCCCCCACCGACTCCCTCGCCTCACAGGGCTCCCTGGTCTACGACGAGAAGTCGGGACTGCTGCTGGCGGTCAACGCGGGCAGCGGCACCGTGACCTCCTTCCAGGTCCAGGGGCAGAAGCTGACGCGCCGCCAGGTGGTCGACTCCGGCGGCGACTTCCCGGCGTCCATCGCTGTGCACGGGAACCTCGCCTACGTCATGAACGCGGGCGGCGCCGGCAGTGTCCAGGGCTTCCGGATCACTGCCAGGGGACTGAAGCCACTGCGCGACGCGCACCGCTCCCTGGGCCTGGACAACGACAAGGTCCCGCTGTTCTCCAGCTCGCCCGGCCAGGTCGCCTTCACCCCGGACGGGCGGGCCCTGGCCGTGACCACGAAGTCCGCGGGCACCATCGAGGTCTTCCCGATACGCCGCGACGGTCGCCCCGCACCCCGGCCGGTCGTCAACGACTCCGCCGGGGGCGTGCCGTTCGCGATCACCTTCGGCAACGGCGGCCGGATGCTGGTGGCCGAGGCCGAGAAGTCGACGGTCAGCACGTACAAGGTGCGCGCCGACGGCCACCTCAAGGTGGTCCAGCGACCGCTGGCCAACGGCCAGGACACGCTGTGCTGGCTGGAACGCGCCGGCGACTTCTTCTACGGCGGCAACACCGGCAACTCCACCGTCACCGGCTACCGCACCGACGCCCGCGGCCGGCTCGCGCTCACCAACGACGTCGGCATTGCCACGCCCCCGTCGGCCAAGTCCCAGGGCGTCATCGACCTGGCGGTGACACAGGACGAGAAGTTCCTCTACGTGCAGAACGCCGTCTCCGGCACGGTCGACGGCTTCCGCATCGGCAGGAACGGCTCCCTCACCAAGGTCACCACCGCCACCGGACTGCCCGCCTTCGCCGAGTCCGGCATGGAGGGCATCGCCGCGGTGTAA
- a CDS encoding cold-shock protein codes for MATGTVKWFNAEKGFGFIEQDGGGADVFAHYSNIAAQGFRELQEGQKVSFDIAQGQKGPTAENIVPA; via the coding sequence ATGGCTACTGGCACCGTGAAGTGGTTCAACGCGGAAAAGGGCTTCGGCTTCATCGAGCAGGACGGCGGCGGCGCCGACGTCTTCGCCCACTACTCGAACATCGCCGCCCAGGGCTTCCGCGAGCTGCAGGAAGGCCAGAAGGTGTCGTTCGACATCGCGCAGGGCCAGAAGGGCCCGACGGCCGAGAACATCGTTCCCGCCTGA
- a CDS encoding SCO5918 family protein produces MRCVIARYPFDLTKSGVLASMSGVTPELITGESVTIGRRRYPVKQVGEVITRQDRRDFTGGEVVRAMTGLGFTCHARLEAAPVRVPTALQTASALLGSAASMDV; encoded by the coding sequence ATGCGCTGTGTCATCGCCCGGTACCCGTTCGACCTGACCAAGAGCGGAGTGCTGGCCTCCATGTCGGGCGTCACGCCCGAGCTCATCACGGGCGAGTCCGTGACCATCGGCCGCCGTCGCTACCCCGTCAAGCAGGTGGGCGAGGTCATCACCCGGCAGGACCGCCGCGACTTCACCGGCGGCGAAGTCGTCCGGGCCATGACCGGCCTCGGCTTCACCTGCCACGCCCGCCTCGAGGCCGCGCCCGTGCGTGTCCCCACTGCGCTCCAGACCGCGTCGGCACTGCTCGGCTCCGCAGCATCCATGGACGTATGA
- a CDS encoding MerR family transcriptional regulator, producing MTADTPLSGRLDDDDYPAYTMGRAAEMLGTTPAFLRAIGEARLITPLRSEGGHRRYSRYQLRIAARARELVDKGTPIEAACRIVILEDQLEEAQRINAEYRRRAGHQAPDSSG from the coding sequence ATGACAGCAGATACCCCTCTCAGTGGTCGTCTGGACGACGACGACTACCCCGCCTACACGATGGGGCGGGCCGCCGAGATGCTCGGCACCACCCCGGCATTCCTACGAGCCATCGGTGAGGCTCGTCTGATCACTCCGCTGCGCTCGGAGGGCGGACACCGCCGGTACTCCCGCTACCAACTCCGGATCGCCGCGCGCGCCCGCGAACTCGTCGACAAGGGCACCCCGATCGAGGCCGCTTGCCGCATCGTCATCCTTGAGGACCAGCTTGAGGAAGCGCAGCGCATCAACGCCGAGTACCGCCGCCGTGCCGGGCACCAAGCACCCGACAGTTCCGGTTGA
- a CDS encoding DEAD/DEAH box helicase, producing the protein MNRARTTRTTRTYDRSRGTAATRSGASRRSTGYDRRQAAPQGEFALPVTITPALPAVESFADLAMPAPLLAALGHEGVTIPFPIQGATLPNSLAGRDVLGRGRTGSGKTLAFGLAVLARTAGRRAQPRQPLALVLVPTRELAQQVTDALTPYARSVQLRLATVVGGMSIGRQAGALRAGAEVVVATPGRLKDLIDRGDCRLDAVAITVLDEADQMADMGFMPQVTALLDQVRPEGQRMLFSATLDRNVDRLVRRYLADPVVHSVDPSAGAVTTMEHHVLHVHEADKYQTTTEIAARDGRVLMFLDTKHAVDRLTKHLLNSGVRAAALHGGKSQPQRTRTLAQFKTGHVTVLVATNVAARGIHVDNLDLVVNVDPPSDHKDYLHRGGRTARAGESGSVVSLVTPGQRRGMSRLMASAAITPQITSVRSGEAELSRITGAQAPSGVPVVITAPPAARPGRGASSAAPSSRGRRGRPARGRTAGEAGRRRTQQPSAFRPAA; encoded by the coding sequence TTGAACCGCGCACGCACCACCCGCACGACCCGTACCTACGACCGCTCCCGGGGTACCGCCGCCACCCGCTCGGGAGCTTCGCGGCGTTCCACCGGTTACGACCGCCGACAGGCCGCACCCCAGGGCGAGTTCGCACTGCCCGTGACGATCACACCCGCGCTGCCCGCCGTCGAGTCGTTCGCCGACCTTGCCATGCCGGCGCCGCTGCTGGCCGCGCTCGGCCACGAGGGCGTGACCATACCGTTCCCGATCCAGGGGGCGACCCTGCCGAACTCCCTCGCCGGACGTGACGTGCTCGGCCGCGGCCGTACCGGGTCGGGCAAGACCCTCGCCTTCGGCCTCGCGGTGCTGGCCCGTACCGCGGGCCGGCGCGCGCAGCCGCGGCAGCCGCTCGCCCTGGTCCTCGTCCCCACCCGCGAGCTGGCCCAGCAGGTGACCGACGCGCTCACCCCGTACGCCCGCTCCGTGCAGCTGCGGCTGGCGACCGTGGTCGGCGGGATGTCCATCGGCAGGCAGGCCGGTGCGCTCCGCGCCGGCGCGGAGGTCGTCGTCGCGACGCCGGGGCGGCTCAAGGACCTCATCGACCGGGGCGACTGCCGACTGGACGCCGTCGCCATCACCGTCCTCGACGAGGCCGACCAGATGGCCGACATGGGCTTCATGCCCCAGGTCACCGCCCTGCTCGACCAGGTGCGCCCCGAAGGGCAGCGGATGCTGTTCTCCGCCACCCTGGACCGCAACGTCGACCGGCTGGTCCGCCGCTACCTGGCCGACCCGGTGGTCCACTCCGTCGACCCGTCGGCGGGTGCGGTCACCACGATGGAGCACCACGTGCTCCACGTGCACGAAGCGGACAAGTACCAGACGACCACCGAGATCGCGGCGCGAGACGGCCGGGTGCTCATGTTCCTGGACACCAAGCACGCCGTGGACCGGCTGACGAAGCACCTGCTGAACAGCGGCGTCCGCGCCGCGGCTCTGCACGGTGGCAAGTCCCAGCCCCAGCGCACCCGGACCCTCGCCCAGTTCAAGACCGGACATGTGACGGTCCTGGTGGCGACCAACGTCGCGGCCCGTGGCATCCACGTCGACAACCTCGACCTGGTCGTCAACGTGGATCCGCCGAGCGACCACAAGGACTACCTGCACCGCGGCGGCCGTACCGCCCGCGCCGGCGAGTCCGGCAGCGTCGTCAGCCTCGTGACACCCGGCCAGCGCCGTGGCATGAGCCGGCTGATGGCTTCGGCCGCCATCACCCCGCAGATCACCTCGGTACGTTCGGGTGAAGCGGAACTGAGCCGCATCACCGGCGCCCAGGCCCCTTCCGGTGTCCCGGTCGTCATCACCGCACCGCCTGCGGCACGTCCCGGCCGCGGCGCCTCTTCCGCCGCTCCCTCGTCCCGAGGCCGCCGCGGCCGTCCCGCCCGGGGGCGCACCGCCGGTGAGGCGGGGCGGCGCAGGACGCAGCAGCCGTCCGCCTTCCGTCCGGCGGCGTAG